A DNA window from Hordeum vulgare subsp. vulgare chromosome 1H, MorexV3_pseudomolecules_assembly, whole genome shotgun sequence contains the following coding sequences:
- the LOC123449521 gene encoding probable histone chaperone ASF1A, which translates to MSAVNITNVAVLDNPTAFLNPFQFEISYECLVPLDDDLEWKLTYVGSAEDETYDQQLESVLVGPVNVGTYRFVFQADPPDPLKIREEDIIGVTVLLLTCSYVGQEFMRVGYYVNNDYDDEQLREEPPAKLLLDRVQRNILADKPRVTKFPINFHPEPGTSSEQPQQDAEQLQQPASPEPQMAPVEPQTAPLEDGTADEIKPSAIAL; encoded by the exons ATGAGCGCGGTGAACATCACCAACGTGGCGGTGCTGGACAACCCCACCGCCTTCCTCAACCCCTTCCAGTTCGAGATCTCCTACGAGTGCCTCGTCCCCCTCGACGACG ATCTGGAATGGAAGCTCACATATGTTGGATCAGCGGAAGATGAAACCTATGATCAGCAACTTGAGAGTGTGCTTGTTGGACCTGTCAATGTTGGAACCTACCGTTTTGTATTCCAG GCTGACCCACCGGACCCTTTGAAGATCCGTGAAGAAGACATCATCGGtgtcaccgtgctgctattgacaTGCTCCTACGTGGGGCAGGAGTTCATGAGAGTGGGTTATTATGTGAACAACGACTATGACGATGAACAGCTGAGAGAAGAGCCCCCAGCGAAGCTATTACTTGATAGGGTGCAGAGAAACATTTTGGCCGACAAGCCCCGTGTCACCAAGTTCCCTATCAACTTCCACCCTGAACCCGGCACGAGCTCAGAACAGCCGCAGCAGGATGCAGAACAGCTGCAGCAACCGGCTTCGCCGGAACCACAGATGGCTCCAGTAGAACCACAGACGGCGCCACTAGAGGACGGCACGGCTGATGAAATTAAGCCCAGCGCTATCGCCCTATGA